The Phyllopteryx taeniolatus isolate TA_2022b chromosome 14, UOR_Ptae_1.2, whole genome shotgun sequence genome has a window encoding:
- the LOC133489188 gene encoding carboxypeptidase N subunit 2-like encodes MDRGLRPTLFLLLLLCPQGTMLSHINCPYRCQCFTPIQVLCADEHMTSVPKNISREAKEVIIMTSALQYLFPTGFEESPQLHKLIFFNNPLRSIHSQAFQNLSELEELEISGNPWLEHLFLGTFSKQENLTKLHLNYNRFQTVLPGMFNALKHLETLQVKANIISDLPTFLFQNLQNLHVLDLSLNRIQKIERETFSGLTGLDILQMSNNHISNISSDTFHHVGQLMELHLEGNRISELDDEVFAGLTKLKVLNLRRNRLITFSDKVFGRQGSNLTQLDLRGNRLTEVSSLSLLTSMTDLLLSSNQLSSLPDDIFRNVTTLENLDLSENKLTSLSDTTFNDLKSIRMIHLHKNQLSSVDATLFKDQEFIQQLYLSDNKLQNLPLGLLDHFALPHILRLYGNPWKCDCHMWYLHDLVLNNNQDIEMPDRMLCETPDFLRRRPVASIDRDELLCHLPRDDITDLNGCSLHKSSDSLVIKCDVDKCYPLTVKVQFLERSGTIQEHIWTNNDSECSNVTISKVLMP; translated from the coding sequence ATGGACAGAGGATTGCGGCCGACTTTGTTCCTGCTGTTGCTTCTGTGTCCCCAAGGCACCATGTTGTCCCACATCAACTGTCCATACAGATGCCAGTGTTTTACACCAATCCAAGTCCTGTGTGCTGATGAACATATGACATCTGTGCCCAAAAACATATCCCGGGAAGCCAAGGAGGTCATCATAATGACATCGGCCTTGCAGTACCTGTTCCCCACCGGCTTTGAGGAGAGTCCCCAACTCCACAAGCTTATCTTCTTCAACAATCCACTGCGGAGTATTCATTCGCAGGCTTTTCAAAACCTATCTGAGCTTGAAGAACTGGAGATCAGTGGGAACCCTTGGCTGGAGCATTTGTTTCTGGGGACTTTTTCCAAGCAAGAAAACCTTACCAAGCTGCACCTCAACTATAACAGGTTCCAGACTGTTCTTCCTGGTATGTTTAACGCTCTTAAACATTTAGAGACCCTGCAGGTGAAGGCCAACATCATATCAGATTTACCTACATTTTTGTTTCAGAACCTTCAAAATCTACACGTGTTGGATTTATCTCTTAACAGAATCCAGAAAATAGAAAGAGAGACTTTTTCTGGCTTGACTGGGCTGGACATTCTTCAAATGAGCAATAACCATATTAGCAATATTTCATCAGACACCTTCCATCATGTTGGTCAGCTgatggagcttcacttggaGGGGAATAGAATTTCAGAACTCGATGATGAGGTCTTCGCTGGGCTCACCAAACTGAAGGTGCTGAACCTCCGCAGAAACCGTCTCATAACTTTCAGCGATAAAGTGTTTGGACGTCAGGGTTCAAATTTAACCCAATTGGACCTGAGGGGCAACAggctgacagaagtgtcctctTTAAGCCTGCTGACATCAATGACTGACCTTCTCTTGTCCTCCAATCAGCTTTCAAGCCTTCCTGATGACATATTTAGAAATGTCACCACACTAGAAAATCTGGATCTCTCTGAAAACAAGCTCACGTCATTATCAGACACGACCTTTAATGATCTCAAAAGCATCAGAATGATCCACCTCCATAAAAACCAGCTGAGCAGCGTGGATGCCACATTGTTTAAGGACCAGGAGTTCATTCAGCAGCTCTACCTGTCTGACAACAAGCTGCAAAATCTCCCTCTGGGCCTTCTGGACCACTTTGCGCTCCCGCACATATTGCGACTATACGGAAACCCTTGGAAATGTGACTGCCACATGTGGTATTTGCATGATTTAGTGCTGAATAACAACCAGGACATCGAGATGCCGGACAGGATGCTGTGCGAGACTCCCGACTTCCTGAGGAGGCGACCGGTAGCATCCATCGACAGGGACGAGCTTCTGTGTCATTTGCCCAGAGATGATATTACTGACCTGAACGGCTGTAGTCTTCACAAGTCTAGCGACTCACTGGTCATCAAGTGCGACGTGGATAAATGTTATCCACTCACTGTAAAAGTCCAGTTTCTGGAGCGCAGTGGCACTATTCAGGAGCACATTTGGACAAATAATGATTCTGAGTGCAGCAATGTGACGATATCTAAGGTGCTCATGCCATAG
- the LOC133488901 gene encoding transcription factor HES-1-A-like, with protein MPAGTLERTTSSAPSGNSTVGNTSRKSSKPIMEKRRRARINESLGHLKTLILDALKKDSSRHSKLEKADILEMTVKHLRNLQRLQMTAAVSTDPSVLGKYRAGFSECVGEVNRYLSTCDEVNAEARTRLLSHLAARVSQMNGVNFYTPHSGPLRQTGIPAAQVPCKSASQVQPPADAMKLRSSYQVVPTPDGHFAFLVPSAALTPLGAQSSHYMSPGAPPLTSDSVWRPW; from the exons ATGCCGGCTGGTACTTTGGAACGAACAACTTCATCCGCGCCGAGTGGCAACTCCACCGTGGGAAATACCAGCAGAAAG TCTTCCAAACCAATTATGGAAAAGCGGAGACGTGCGCGAATCAACGAGAGTTTGGGTCACCTGAAGACGCTCATCTTGGATGCGCTCAAGAAGGAT AGCTCCAGACACTCCAAACTGGAGAAGGCAGATATCCTTGAGATGACTGTGAAGCACCTCAGGAACCTGCAACGACTTCAGATGACAG ctgCCGTGAGCACAGATCCGTCCGTCCTGGGTAAATACCGGGCCGGTTTCAGTGAGTGCGTCGGCGAGGTCAACCGTTACCTGTCCACGTGTGACGAGGTCAACGCCGAGGCGAGGACCCGCCTGCTCAGCCACCTGGCGGCCCGCGTCTCCCAGATGAACGGCGTCAATTTCTACACGCCTCACTCCGGCCCGCTCAGACAAACCGGCATTCCCGCTGCTCAGGTTCCTTGCAAAAGCGCCTCACAGGTGCAACCCCCCGCAGACGCCATGAAGCTCCGCAGCAGCTACCAGGTGGTGCCAACCCCTGATGGACATTTTGCCTTTCTTGTTCCCAGTGCAGCTCTCACACCTCTGGGTGCACAGAGCAGCCATTACATGTCTCCCGGTGCACCGCCACTCACCTCAGACTCTGTGTGGAGACCCTGGTAG
- the cldn1 gene encoding claudin-1 — translation MANAGIQLLGFSLAFLGFIGSIASTVMVEWKASSYAGDNIITAQALYEGLWKSCASQSTGQVQCKVYDSLLQLPAIVLGTRGLMLSAILLSLIAILLATVGMKCTTCLADQPEQKDKVALTGGIILIIAGLLGLVGTSWYAHRIAQDFYNPFTPTNSKYEFGSALFVGWGAAILIMIGGGFMCCNCPKKGSGKAPRYPRSNPASNSGKDYV, via the exons ATGGCCAATGCTGGAATACAACTTCTTGGCTTCTCGCTGGCCTTCCTGGGCTTCATTGGCTCCATCGCCTCCACGGTCATGGTGGAGTGGAAGGCTTCATCCTATGCAGGAGACAACATAATCACAGCTCAGGCACTTTACGAAGGGCTGTGGAAGTCGTGCGCGTCGCAGAGCACGGGCCAAGTTCAGTGTAAAGTGTATGATTCACTGCTCCAACTACCAG CCATCGTCTTGGGCACACGAGGACTAATGTTGTCGGCCATCTTGCTCTCCTTGATTGCCATCTTGTTGGCAACGGTGGGCATGAAGTGCACCACATGTTTGGCAGACCAGCCGGAGCAGAAAGACAAAGTGGCTTTAACTGGCGGAATCATCTTGATTATAGCTG GCCTGTTGGGTCTGGTGGGAACATCTTGGTACGCTCACAGAATAGCACAAGACTTCTACAACCCGTTCACACCAACCAATTCAAA ATATGAATTTGGGAGCGCCCTCTTCGTGGGATGGGGAGCTGCGATCCTCATCATGATCGGAGGAGGCTTCATGTGCTGTAACTGCCCCAAGAAGGGTTCGGGGAAAGCGCCACGCTACCCACGATCCAACCCGGCGAGCAACTCGGGAAAAGACTACGTGTAG